A single window of Granulicella mallensis MP5ACTX8 DNA harbors:
- a CDS encoding sugar MFS transporter: protein MAIAGISSTRSSSYGPGTTNYSAMAMVTTLFFMWGFCTVLNDVLIPHLQGIFSLSYLQASLIQLAFFSSYFIFAQPAGKLVEWVGYQRTMVIGLLVMGMGALLFIPAATTVTYGFFLGAQIVLAAGVTMLQVAANPYVTILGPAETASSRLNLTQAFNTLGDTVAPYFGSILILGGAAVAAKNAALNHGAALTRAQQAASVKLPYYILAGILILLAVAIALYKFPRLEVTQDFRPTSQEHHKDSIWNHPHLYLGALAIFIYVGAEVSIGSFLAKYLADPKIAGLPLERAAKMVAFYWGGMMVGRFIGSYLMQKISAANMLALSGVGAAILVFSSLIGTGHFAEITILAVGLFNSIMFPTIFTLAVAELGPLTGRGSGLLVQGIVGGALIPLLMGYLADHFGIHRSLVLPLACYFFIIYYGWRGHRIFPSEPKGHFDIAPSI from the coding sequence ATGGCAATCGCAGGCATCAGCAGCACGCGCAGTTCCTCCTATGGTCCAGGCACCACAAATTACAGTGCGATGGCGATGGTCACCACGTTGTTCTTCATGTGGGGATTCTGCACCGTTTTAAATGATGTGCTGATCCCTCACCTGCAAGGCATCTTCTCGCTCAGCTACCTGCAAGCGTCCCTCATCCAACTGGCGTTCTTCAGCTCCTATTTCATCTTTGCGCAGCCTGCTGGCAAGCTGGTGGAGTGGGTCGGGTACCAGCGCACAATGGTAATCGGACTGCTGGTCATGGGCATGGGAGCCTTGCTGTTCATCCCTGCTGCCACGACGGTGACGTATGGCTTCTTTCTGGGCGCGCAGATCGTCCTGGCGGCGGGTGTAACCATGCTCCAGGTTGCGGCAAATCCGTACGTAACGATTCTCGGTCCAGCAGAGACAGCTTCGAGCCGCCTCAATCTCACACAGGCTTTCAACACTCTTGGCGACACCGTCGCTCCCTATTTCGGCAGTATTCTCATTCTCGGTGGAGCGGCTGTTGCCGCTAAGAACGCCGCGTTGAACCACGGAGCCGCTCTCACGCGGGCCCAGCAAGCAGCTTCCGTCAAACTGCCCTATTACATCCTTGCAGGCATATTGATCCTGCTCGCAGTGGCCATCGCTCTGTATAAATTCCCCCGACTGGAAGTAACGCAAGACTTCAGGCCCACGAGCCAGGAGCATCACAAAGACAGCATCTGGAATCACCCGCACCTCTATCTCGGTGCCCTAGCCATCTTCATCTATGTTGGGGCTGAGGTTTCTATTGGCAGCTTTCTAGCCAAGTATCTTGCAGACCCGAAGATCGCCGGCTTGCCTCTTGAGCGCGCCGCAAAGATGGTGGCCTTCTATTGGGGAGGCATGATGGTTGGACGCTTTATTGGCTCCTACCTGATGCAGAAGATCTCCGCCGCAAACATGCTCGCTCTGAGCGGAGTCGGCGCTGCGATTCTGGTGTTCAGCTCTCTGATTGGAACTGGCCACTTTGCGGAGATCACGATCTTAGCTGTCGGCCTGTTCAACTCGATCATGTTTCCCACAATTTTCACTCTCGCCGTGGCCGAACTGGGCCCACTCACCGGCCGTGGATCGGGATTGCTGGTTCAAGGGATTGTTGGAGGCGCGCTGATTCCGCTCCTCATGGGCTATCTCGCGGATCACTTTGGCATCCACCGGTCACTCGTGCTGCCCCTGGCTTGCTACTTCTTCATCATCTATTACGGTTGGAGAGGTCATAGAATCTTTCCTTCAGAGCCGAAGGGGCACTTCGACATTGCACCATCGATCTAA
- a CDS encoding type 2 periplasmic-binding domain-containing protein, translating to MTLPLRHPDLHIEELRRDRLVACLRRDDPLAAKATLQTTELQGNLAVLYHPQRHPDAHERLQELPSQIRPLWMAK from the coding sequence GTGACTTTGCCCTTGCGGCATCCGGATCTACACATCGAAGAATTGCGGCGAGACCGTCTCGTCGCCTGCCTGCGGCGAGATGATCCGCTCGCTGCGAAAGCCACTCTACAAACCACTGAGTTACAGGGCAATCTTGCAGTTCTGTATCACCCGCAACGTCATCCCGATGCCCACGAACGGCTGCAAGAGCTGCCCAGCCAGATTCGGCCATTATGGATGGCAAAGTAG
- a CDS encoding DUF5597 domain-containing protein, whose amino-acid sequence MKFVAPLLLSTVVFSFAALAQRPSDRDLPRIDRSGVHPALIVEGKPFLMLSAQVNNSSAWQGEMPAVWRTLNDLGVNTLEAPVYWETLEPEEGRFDFAQIDMLLREARAHKKHLVLLWFGTWKNGSPGYAPEWVKRDPARFPLSLKADGMPVFSLSPFGTASLAADERAFTTLMRHLKQSDPQHTVLLIQVENETGMWGSMRDHSPAADAVFTQTVPAAVLQSMGKAKTHGNWSEIFGQDAEEFFSAWAIARYVQQVAAAGKAVYGLPMYVNAALRDPIHPGGPGSFESGGPTFDVLTLWHAVAPSLDGIEPDIYLPGYEENMAVLRQYSADGNALFVPEIGNRPEYARYFFAALGHGAFGWSPFGMDATGYVNAPLGAAHIDADALHPFEQNYRVAALFGGQLAAWIREGRVQGIAEDHVRHTEDIVLGNSSWKATVSYGLPSFWTDKPAPGNKVPAGEALIVNLGPDEFLVTGLHCRVDFSSMVQGKQHMWISVEEGDYTQGIWHRTRLWNGDQTDYGLNFFDEPQLLRVRIMSYE is encoded by the coding sequence GTGAAATTCGTTGCACCCCTGCTGCTCTCGACAGTCGTGTTCAGCTTCGCTGCGCTCGCGCAGAGACCCTCCGACCGGGACCTGCCGAGGATCGATAGAAGCGGTGTCCATCCTGCGCTGATCGTCGAAGGTAAGCCATTCCTGATGCTGAGTGCACAGGTAAACAACTCTTCCGCATGGCAGGGCGAGATGCCGGCAGTGTGGCGCACCCTCAACGATCTCGGTGTGAATACCCTTGAGGCTCCCGTGTACTGGGAGACGCTCGAGCCTGAGGAAGGCAGATTCGACTTTGCGCAGATCGACATGTTGCTCCGTGAGGCCCGGGCTCACAAAAAGCACCTCGTGCTGCTGTGGTTTGGGACCTGGAAGAATGGCAGCCCCGGCTACGCTCCCGAATGGGTGAAGCGGGATCCCGCCCGCTTTCCGCTCTCTCTCAAGGCAGACGGAATGCCGGTATTCTCCCTGTCACCTTTCGGAACGGCGAGCCTGGCAGCCGATGAGCGCGCCTTCACCACGTTAATGCGCCATCTCAAACAATCAGATCCTCAACACACGGTTCTGCTGATCCAGGTGGAGAATGAGACCGGGATGTGGGGCTCCATGCGCGACCACTCCCCTGCCGCTGACGCCGTCTTCACCCAGACCGTTCCAGCCGCTGTGCTGCAGAGCATGGGCAAGGCCAAAACTCATGGCAACTGGTCCGAGATCTTCGGCCAGGACGCGGAAGAATTCTTTTCCGCATGGGCTATCGCCCGCTACGTCCAGCAGGTCGCAGCCGCCGGAAAAGCAGTTTATGGCCTCCCGATGTATGTCAACGCAGCGCTCCGGGACCCGATCCATCCTGGTGGTCCTGGGTCTTTCGAAAGTGGCGGCCCGACCTTCGATGTGCTGACACTCTGGCACGCCGTGGCTCCGTCCCTGGATGGCATCGAGCCCGACATCTACCTGCCGGGTTATGAAGAGAATATGGCTGTGCTTCGCCAGTACTCGGCCGACGGAAATGCGTTGTTCGTTCCCGAAATCGGCAACCGCCCCGAATACGCTCGCTACTTCTTCGCCGCACTTGGCCATGGGGCCTTCGGCTGGTCTCCGTTCGGTATGGACGCCACCGGCTATGTCAACGCACCTCTGGGCGCGGCACACATCGACGCCGACGCCCTTCACCCCTTTGAGCAAAACTACCGCGTCGCCGCGCTCTTCGGCGGCCAGCTTGCAGCGTGGATTCGCGAGGGCCGCGTTCAGGGAATAGCCGAAGACCACGTCCGGCATACCGAAGACATTGTTCTCGGAAACTCCTCCTGGAAGGCGACAGTATCCTACGGCCTACCCAGTTTCTGGACGGACAAACCCGCACCCGGCAATAAGGTTCCGGCAGGCGAAGCACTCATCGTCAACCTGGGCCCGGACGAGTTCCTAGTCACCGGTCTGCACTGCCGCGTAGACTTCTCCTCAATGGTGCAAGGTAAACAACACATGTGGATCTCCGTGGAAGAGGGCGACTACACGCAGGGCATCTGGCACCGCACACGCCTGTGGAACGGCGATCAGACCGACTATGGCCTCAACTTTTTTGACGAACCACAGCTTTTGCGGGTCAGAATCATGTCCTACGAATAA
- a CDS encoding ABC transporter permease, translated as MPSLSYSTAARIAARELRSSRGKFTFVLLSVAIGVAALTGVRGFSSSFRTMLLLRARSIMAADVSARTTQQLTPQEQAGLDKLVAAGGDESPVTELLSMASSTASLDPLLVSVKAVDPEKYPFYGEVVLSPVMPIAQALTPATVAVGDDLLLRLHLKIGDSVKLGTHTYRIVATVVDEPDRLSGSFAAGPRVLLSQTALVDSGLLAAGSHAARRYLFKLPATKQGSASSDDVVAALKTQLETLLPEAQITDYREANPALTKGLDGATGLLTLMSLVALVLGAVGVAMAMRAHLQQRLDSIAIMKSLGAGSGQIMKIYLLQTLLLGLGGGLLGVVLGIGVQLSFPLFLAKLLHLTPDFRLDPRVFATGLGAGLLTTLLFTLPPLLDIRNVRPILILRRAVETSDDPFTARLARKLRGSLAQLSAIVLILVCLTLIASRVSDSRQVGGYFAAGLALVLLVLLAMSWLTLYFLRVFLGRTRLHLPSAVRHGLSNLYRPGNPSAALLAALGLGVMQIVAVYIAQRAVVQEMQISTAANLPNIFLLDIATDEVAGVRSLLAHQSGVQGTPEILPVVGSRLLSIDGVPASQLKLQHLPRRVLQSINITWPATADAPPLGDKVVEGEWWTTQQSADSVQHPLVAIARQAADHLHVHPGQQMTFAAQDTQFTATVAAIYEPDSRHASSRAEFVVPQPVLAGLPVVWYGGVHCDAAATALLQRALYEHYPTITVINVAATLETVRQVILQITYVIQFLAAFSIFAGIVILASSIAGTRYRRIREVVVLKTLGATRVRIATIFSIEFAVLGLVAGAVGLVFANLLARLILIHALHFEYHFQPWLNLGAWAATAALTVATGWLASHRILGQKPLEVLREE; from the coding sequence ATGCCCAGCCTCAGCTATTCCACCGCCGCCCGTATTGCCGCTCGCGAACTTCGATCTTCGCGTGGCAAGTTCACGTTTGTTCTGTTGTCCGTGGCTATCGGCGTCGCCGCGCTCACGGGCGTGCGCGGCTTCTCGTCTTCGTTTCGCACGATGCTCCTTCTACGTGCCCGCAGCATTATGGCGGCGGATGTCTCCGCGCGCACAACGCAGCAACTTACCCCGCAGGAACAGGCTGGCCTGGATAAGCTCGTTGCCGCCGGTGGAGACGAGAGTCCTGTTACTGAACTGCTTTCGATGGCCTCGTCCACAGCCTCGCTCGATCCTCTTCTGGTTTCGGTGAAGGCCGTCGATCCAGAGAAGTATCCGTTCTACGGAGAGGTTGTATTGTCCCCGGTGATGCCCATAGCCCAGGCTTTGACGCCTGCGACTGTCGCTGTTGGCGACGACCTGCTGTTGCGTCTTCATCTGAAGATCGGTGACTCCGTCAAACTCGGCACGCATACCTATCGCATTGTTGCGACGGTGGTCGATGAGCCGGATAGACTCTCGGGTTCGTTTGCTGCCGGGCCGCGGGTGTTGCTTTCGCAGACGGCCCTGGTGGATTCGGGATTGCTGGCTGCTGGATCGCACGCGGCGCGGCGTTATCTCTTCAAGCTTCCGGCCACGAAGCAGGGAAGTGCAAGCTCTGACGATGTCGTGGCTGCGCTCAAAACGCAGCTTGAAACGCTGCTGCCTGAAGCGCAGATCACGGACTATCGAGAGGCTAATCCTGCTCTTACGAAAGGGCTGGACGGCGCGACTGGACTGCTCACCCTGATGTCGCTGGTGGCTCTGGTGCTCGGGGCGGTGGGCGTTGCGATGGCCATGCGCGCGCATCTGCAACAGCGGCTCGATTCCATCGCGATTATGAAGTCGCTGGGTGCTGGTTCCGGGCAGATCATGAAGATCTATCTGCTGCAGACGCTGCTGCTGGGGCTCGGCGGAGGCCTGCTCGGTGTTGTGCTCGGTATCGGTGTGCAGCTTTCGTTTCCGCTCTTTCTTGCGAAGTTGCTGCACCTCACGCCGGACTTCCGGCTTGATCCTCGTGTGTTTGCGACTGGTCTGGGCGCGGGCCTGCTGACTACGCTGCTCTTTACCTTGCCGCCGTTGTTGGATATCCGCAACGTGCGTCCAATCCTGATTCTGCGCAGAGCAGTTGAGACCAGCGACGATCCATTCACTGCCCGGCTGGCGCGCAAACTGCGTGGCTCGCTCGCACAACTCAGTGCGATTGTTCTTATTCTTGTGTGCCTCACGCTGATCGCGTCGCGCGTATCGGATTCACGGCAAGTGGGCGGCTACTTCGCGGCGGGGCTGGCGTTGGTACTGCTGGTTCTGTTGGCGATGTCGTGGCTGACGCTGTATTTTCTGCGCGTGTTTTTGGGTCGCACACGACTGCATCTGCCCTCGGCGGTGCGGCATGGTCTTTCGAATCTCTATCGCCCCGGCAATCCATCCGCCGCGCTGCTGGCTGCGCTGGGGCTTGGCGTTATGCAGATTGTGGCCGTCTACATTGCGCAGCGCGCTGTTGTGCAGGAGATGCAGATTTCAACGGCTGCCAATCTGCCGAATATTTTTCTTCTCGACATCGCAACGGACGAAGTGGCGGGTGTGCGTTCCCTGCTTGCGCATCAGTCTGGCGTTCAAGGCACACCGGAGATCCTCCCCGTCGTTGGTTCGCGCCTGCTGTCGATTGATGGTGTGCCGGCTTCACAGCTCAAGCTGCAACACCTGCCGCGCCGCGTGCTGCAGTCGATCAACATCACGTGGCCGGCAACCGCCGATGCGCCTCCGCTTGGCGACAAGGTGGTAGAGGGCGAGTGGTGGACGACGCAACAGTCGGCGGACTCTGTGCAGCATCCGCTGGTGGCCATTGCTCGGCAGGCAGCGGATCATCTGCACGTCCATCCCGGGCAGCAGATGACCTTTGCGGCGCAGGACACGCAGTTTACCGCGACGGTTGCCGCGATCTACGAGCCGGATAGCCGTCATGCGTCTTCGCGCGCAGAGTTTGTTGTGCCGCAGCCCGTGCTCGCCGGACTGCCTGTGGTCTGGTATGGCGGTGTGCATTGTGATGCGGCTGCCACCGCGCTGCTGCAGCGCGCGTTGTATGAGCACTATCCCACGATTACGGTCATCAATGTTGCGGCCACGCTGGAGACGGTGCGGCAGGTGATCCTGCAGATCACCTATGTCATCCAGTTTCTTGCGGCGTTCAGCATCTTTGCGGGCATCGTGATTCTGGCAAGCTCTATTGCGGGCACGCGCTACCGCCGTATCCGTGAGGTCGTCGTGCTGAAGACGCTCGGTGCCACTCGCGTACGTATCGCCACGATCTTCTCTATCGAGTTTGCGGTGCTGGGATTAGTCGCGGGTGCGGTGGGCCTGGTATTTGCGAACCTGCTGGCGCGCCTGATTCTGATTCATGCTCTGCACTTTGAGTATCATTTTCAGCCCTGGCTGAACCTCGGAGCATGGGCGGCAACGGCTGCGCTGACTGTGGCTACAGGATGGCTGGCGAGCCATCGGATCCTTGGCCAGAAACCGCTGGAGGTTCTGCGCGAGGAGTAG
- a CDS encoding beta-glucosidase — protein MLLPLRKLFTIALLLATPGINAQKAKAPAAPKPWMDTSLSPDQRADLVLAQLTLAEKIQLVHGIGWGPLRAGESVPADNNGGAGEVVGIPRLGIPSLQQADSAVGVRMAAPQSRYATLLPSVLGAAASWDSEAAHLYGDVIGRELRAQGYNQSIGGGVNLARDPRNGRLFEYPGEDPLLAGVTVGHVIQGVQANGVMGDIKHFALNDQETGRTVVDVHMPHKAARESDLLAFEIGIRIGQPASVMCSYNKVDGDWACENEWLLSHVLKQDWKYPGFVVSDWEATHTTVKAALAGLDMQMPGDEHFGKPLEQAVTSGQVPMARLDNMVHRLLRSMFAAGVIDRPPTPRTVVDPFRGRDDAQHIAEESIVLLKNNGTLPLNPQNLHSIAVIGAHADRGIMSGGGSAQVDAPGGNALDPSRPSKWGEPVYFPSAPLRYIREHVPDATVRFDPGTDPASAARLAKSADVAIVFADQYMSEGGDAPTLSLPNNQDALIRAVAAANPHTVVILITGNPVSMPWVNQVAGILEAWYPGIAGGQAIANLLFGSVNPSGKLPITFAKSEADLPHARIFGMSYQIANGGLPEHWISENKRESFPANYTEGVRFGYKWFDSEDKEPLFAFGYGLSYTTYSYTGLKVNAAGHAVTFTLTNTGKRDGTEISQVYVQLPLASGENFRRLAGWQRVSLKAGENKTVTITLEPLAFASFSEQKDAWQWLDGEYVVSVGGSSRSRPLERKTSLR, from the coding sequence ATGCTGCTTCCGTTGCGCAAACTCTTCACCATCGCACTCTTGCTGGCCACACCCGGTATCAACGCTCAGAAGGCCAAAGCGCCCGCGGCGCCAAAACCCTGGATGGATACCTCCCTAAGCCCGGACCAAAGGGCAGACCTCGTCCTTGCCCAGCTCACGCTCGCGGAGAAGATTCAACTCGTCCACGGCATTGGCTGGGGACCACTGCGCGCAGGCGAGTCCGTACCTGCCGATAATAATGGCGGAGCCGGAGAAGTCGTAGGCATCCCTAGGCTGGGCATTCCATCCTTGCAGCAAGCCGACTCCGCCGTAGGCGTCCGTATGGCCGCGCCGCAGAGCCGCTATGCCACCCTGCTGCCGTCGGTACTTGGAGCCGCCGCCTCATGGGATTCCGAGGCGGCGCATCTCTATGGCGACGTCATCGGTCGCGAGCTTCGCGCGCAAGGCTATAACCAGTCCATCGGCGGCGGCGTGAACCTGGCCCGCGACCCGCGCAATGGCCGCCTATTCGAGTACCCCGGGGAAGATCCGTTGCTGGCTGGCGTTACCGTCGGACACGTCATCCAGGGCGTGCAAGCCAACGGCGTGATGGGAGACATCAAGCACTTCGCCCTGAACGACCAGGAGACTGGCCGCACCGTCGTCGACGTACACATGCCTCATAAGGCCGCTCGGGAGAGCGACCTGCTGGCCTTCGAGATCGGCATCCGGATCGGCCAACCGGCCTCTGTGATGTGCAGCTACAACAAGGTCGACGGCGACTGGGCCTGCGAAAACGAGTGGCTGCTCAGCCATGTCTTGAAGCAGGACTGGAAATATCCCGGCTTCGTCGTCTCCGACTGGGAGGCGACCCATACAACCGTCAAGGCCGCTCTGGCCGGGCTCGACATGCAGATGCCGGGCGATGAGCACTTCGGAAAACCGCTGGAGCAGGCCGTAACCTCCGGGCAGGTACCGATGGCGCGCCTGGATAATATGGTTCACCGTCTTCTGCGATCCATGTTCGCTGCGGGAGTTATCGATCGTCCGCCAACGCCGCGCACGGTCGTGGACCCCTTCCGCGGCCGCGACGATGCTCAGCACATTGCAGAGGAGAGCATCGTCCTGTTGAAGAACAACGGAACACTTCCGTTGAACCCGCAAAACCTTCATTCCATCGCCGTGATCGGTGCCCATGCCGACCGCGGCATTATGTCTGGCGGGGGCTCGGCGCAGGTCGATGCTCCTGGAGGCAACGCGCTCGATCCGTCGCGCCCCAGCAAGTGGGGTGAGCCCGTGTACTTCCCCTCAGCGCCGCTTCGTTATATTCGGGAACACGTCCCGGATGCGACCGTTCGCTTCGATCCGGGCACGGACCCTGCCTCCGCCGCAAGACTGGCTAAGAGCGCGGACGTAGCGATCGTCTTCGCCGACCAGTACATGAGCGAAGGTGGCGACGCGCCGACGCTATCGCTGCCCAACAACCAGGACGCCTTGATTCGCGCCGTGGCTGCGGCCAATCCACACACTGTTGTCATCCTCATCACGGGCAATCCGGTCTCCATGCCCTGGGTCAATCAAGTCGCCGGCATTCTGGAAGCATGGTATCCGGGCATCGCCGGAGGACAGGCTATTGCGAACCTGCTCTTCGGTTCGGTGAACCCATCGGGCAAACTGCCCATCACATTCGCGAAGTCGGAGGCCGATCTTCCTCATGCGCGCATCTTCGGCATGTCCTACCAGATAGCGAACGGTGGCCTCCCAGAGCACTGGATCTCTGAAAATAAGCGCGAAAGCTTTCCCGCCAACTATACGGAAGGCGTGCGTTTCGGGTACAAATGGTTTGATTCCGAAGACAAGGAACCCCTTTTCGCCTTTGGATATGGCCTGTCCTACACCACGTACAGCTACACTGGCCTGAAGGTCAATGCTGCCGGCCACGCGGTCACCTTTACCCTGACCAACACCGGAAAGCGCGACGGTACCGAGATATCACAGGTCTACGTCCAGCTCCCCCTCGCAAGTGGCGAGAACTTTCGTCGCCTTGCAGGATGGCAGCGTGTTTCGCTCAAAGCGGGAGAAAACAAGACCGTGACCATAACACTCGAGCCTCTCGCATTTGCCAGCTTTAGTGAGCAGAAAGACGCCTGGCAATGGCTCGACGGCGAATATGTTGTTTCGGTCGGAGGCTCGTCACGCTCTCGTCCGCTCGAACGCAAGACTTCACTGAGGTGA